One region of Carya illinoinensis cultivar Pawnee chromosome 8, C.illinoinensisPawnee_v1, whole genome shotgun sequence genomic DNA includes:
- the LOC122318442 gene encoding probable cellulose synthase A catalytic subunit 5 [UDP-forming] yields MEASAGLVAGSHNRNELVVIRRDGESGPRPLQQLSGQICQICGDDVGLTVDGELFVACNECAFPICRTCYEYERKEGNQVCPQCKTRFKRLKGCARVEGDEEEDDIDDVENEFNFDARNRQDHAFAADAMLHYGRASDSDLHHGLHSTPLVPLLTNGQMVDDIPPEQHALVPSFPGGVGGGKRIHPLPFSDHALPVQPRSMDPSKDLAAYGYGSIAWKERMESWKQKQDKLQMMKKENSGKDWDPDGDDPDLPLMDEARQPLSRKMPISSSQINPYRMIIIIRLVVLGFFFHYRVMNPVKDAYALWLISVICEIWFGISWILDQFPKWLPIDRETYLDRLSLRYEKEGQPSQLSPVDIFVSTVDPLKEPPLVTANTVLSILAVDYPIDKISCYVSDDGAAMLTFEALSETSEFAKKWVPFCKKFNIEPRAPEWYFAQKMDYLKDKVLASFVKERRAMKREYEEFKVRINALVAKAQKVPEEGWTMQDGTLWPGNNVRDHPGMIQVFLGQSGGHDTDGNELPRLVYVSREKRPGFNHHKKAGAMNALVRVSAVLTNAPYLLNLDCDHYFNNSKALREAMCFMMDPLLGKRVCYVQFPQRFDGIDRHDRYANRNTVFFDINMKGLDGIQGPIYVGTGCVFRRQAFYGFDAPKVKKPPTRTCNCLPKWCCCCSGKRKKKKTNKPKSDMKKKNSSLGASAPVCALEGIEEGIEGVEGEKFILMPGQKLEKKFGQSSVFVASTLLEDGGTLKSASPASLLKEAIHVISCGYEDKTEWGKEVGWIYGSVTEDILTGFKMHCHGWRSIYCIPDRPAFKGSAPINLSDRLHQVLRWALGSVEIFLSRHCPLWYGYGGGLKWLERLSYINATIYPWTSIPLLAYCTLPAVCLLTGKFITPELSNVASLWFLSLFICIFATGILEMRWSGVGIDEWWRNEQFWVIGGVSAHLFAVFQGLLKVLAGVDTNFTVTSKAGDDEAFSELYAFKWTTLLIPPTTLLIINLIGVVAGVSNAINNGYESWGPLFGKLFFAFWVIVHLYPFLKGLLGRQNRTPTIIIVWSILLASIFSLLWVRIDPFLAKSDGPLLEECGLDCN; encoded by the exons ATGGAGGCGAGTGCGGGATTAGTGGCGGGCTCTCACAACCGGAACGAACTCGTTGTCATCCGCCGTGACGGTGAATCTGGC CCGAGGCCATTGCAACAGTTAAGTGGACAAATTTGCCAGATATGCGGAGACGACGTAGGACTAACTGTTGACGGAGAGCTGTTCGTGGCCTGCAACGAGTGCGCCTTTCCCATCTGTAGAACTTGCTACGAGTATGAGCGCAAAGAAGGAAACCAAGTCTGCCCTCAGTGCAAAACCAGATTCAAGCGTCTCaagg GGTGTGCCAGAGTCGAGGGGgatgaagaggaagatgatATCGATGACGTCGAGAATGAATTCAATTTCGATGCGAGGAATAGACAGGACCATGCCTTTGCCGCCGATGCGATGCTTCACTATGGCCGTGCCTCCGACTCTGATCTCCATCATGGCCTTCATTCTACACCCCTAGTTCCTCTCCTTACCAACGGTCAAATG GTTGATGATATTCCTCCTGAACAACATGCTTTGGTTCCTTCATTCCCCGGTGGTGTTGGCGGAGGCAAACGGATCCATCCTCTTCCTTTCTCGGATCATGCCCTCCCAG TGCAACCCAGGTCCATGGATCCTTCCAAAGATTTGGCTGCTTATGGATATGGCAGTATTGCTTGGAAGGAAAGGATGGAGAGCTGGAAACAAAAACAAGACAAgttgcagatgatgaagaagGAAAATTCCGGCAAAGATTGGGACCCTGATGGGGATGACCCCGATCTACCACT CATGGACGAGGCAAGACAACCATTGTCTAGGAAGATGCCTATTTCATCAAGCCAAATCAACCCTTACCGGATGATCATCATAATCCGACTTGTTGTTCTTGGATTCTTCTTCCATTATCGAGTTATGAATCCTGTAAAAGATGCTTATGCATTGTGGCTTATATCTGTAATATGTGAGATCTGGTTTGGAATTTCGTGGATTCTTGATCAATTCCCAAAGTGGCTCCCTATTGACAGGGAAACTTATCTTGATAGGTTGTCACTTAG GTATGAGAAGGAAGGCCAACCTTCTCAACTTTCTCCGGTTGACATATTTGTGAGTACTGTTGATCCATTAAAAGAACCTCCTCTGGTGACAGCAAACACGGTTCTTTCCATCCTTGCTGTGGACTACCCTATTGACAAGATCTCATGTTATGTTTCTGATGATGGTGCTGCTATGCTGACATTTGAGGCATTGTCAGAAACATCCGAGTTTGCAAAGAAGTGGGTTCCTTTCTGTAAGAAATTCAACATTGAGCCACGGGCGCCAGAATGGTACTTTGCTCAAAAGATGGATTACCTTAAAGATAAGGTGCTTGCATCATTTGTAAAGGAGCGGAGAGCAATGAAG AGAGAGTATGAAGAGTTTAAAGTTCGAATCAATGCTTTGGTTGCCAAGGCCCAAAAGGTCCCAGAAGAAGGGTGGACAATGCAGGATGGGACTCTGTGGCCTGGGAATAATGTCCGGGATCATCCTGGGATGATTCAG GTGTTTCTTGGCCAAAGCGGAGGGCATGACACGGATGGAAATGAATTACCACGCCTGGTATATGTTTCTAGAGAAAAGAGACCTGGGTTTAATCACCACAAAAAGGCTGGAGCAATGAATGCTTTG GTCAGAGTCTCTGCTGTGCTGACAAATGCTCCTTATCTGTTGAACTTGGATTGTGATCACTACTTCAACAATAGTAAGGCTCTTAGAGAGGCAATGTGTTTCATGATGGATCCGTTACTGGGAAAGAGGGTGTGCTACGTACAGTTCCCACAAAGGTTTGATGGTATTGACAGGCATGATCGATACGCTAACAGGAACACTGTATTCTTTGAT ATTAACATGAAAGGTTTGGATGGCATCCAAGGACCAATATATGTTGGGACTGGTTGTGTCTTCAGAAGGCAGGCATTCTATGGTTTTGATGCTCCTAAAGTAAAGAAGCCACCAACAAGGACATGCAACTGTTTGCCTAAGTGGTGCTGTTGCTGTTctgggaaaaggaagaagaagaagactaaCAAACCTAAATCTGatatgaagaagaaaaactcTAGTTTGGGAGCATCTGCACCTGTGTGCGCTTTGGAGGGTATTGAAGAGGGCATTGAAG GAGTTGAAGGAGAAAAATTTATTCTGATGCCTGGGCAGAAGTTGGAAAAGAAGTTTGGACAATCTTCTGTGTTTGTTGCATCTACTCTGCTAGAGGACGGTGGGACACTGAAAAGTGCTAGCCCAGCGTCTCTGCTTAAGGAAGCCATCCATGTCATCAGTTGTGGCTATGAAGATAAAACTGAATGGGGAAAAGAG GTCGGCTGGATCTACGGTTCGGTTACAGAAGATATATTGACAGGTTTTAAAATGCACTGCCATGGATGGCGATCAATATATTGTATCCCTGATAGGCCTGCATTTAAAGGATCTGCTCCCATTAATCTTTCTGATCGTCTACATCAAGTCCTTCGATGGGCACTTGGTTCTGTTGAAATATTTTTGAGCAGGCACTGTCCTCTCTGGTATGGATATGGAGGAGGTTTGAAGTGGTTAGAGCGCCTGTCTTATATAAATGCAACTATATATCCATGGACATCAATTCCTCTGCTTGCTTATTGTACTCTACCTGCTGTGTGCCTGCTCACAGGAAAATTCATTACTCCTGAG CTCAGCAACGTTGCTAGTTTGTGGTTTCTGTCTCTTTTTATTTGTATCTTTGCAACGGGTATACTGGAAATGAGATGGAGTGGAGTTGGTATTGATGAGTGGTGGAGAAATGAGCAGTTTTGGGTGATTGGAGGAGTTTCAGCACATTTATTTGCTGTATTCCAGGGGCTCTTAAAGGTTTTAGCTGGTGTGGATACGAACTTCACTGTGACATCAAAAGCAGGGGATGATGAAGCATTCTCAGAGCTGTATGCATTTAAGTGGACCACCTTGCTCATTCCACCAACAACCCTGCTAATAATAAACCTGATCGGTGTGGTTGCAGGAGTCTCCAATGCAATAAATAATGGGTATGAGTCGTGGGGGCCTCTCTTTGGAAAGCTCTTCTTTGCCTTCTGGGTGATTGTTCATCTCTATCCTTTCCTAAAGGGTCTGCTAGGCAGGCAGAACAGGACTCCCACGATTATCATTGTCTGGTCAATTTTGCTTGCTTCCATCTTCTCCCTCTTGTGGGTTCGAATCGATCCGTTCTTGGCCAAGTCAGATGGTCCACTTTTAGAAGAATGTGGATTGGACTGTAACTAG